In a single window of the Dreissena polymorpha isolate Duluth1 chromosome 3, UMN_Dpol_1.0, whole genome shotgun sequence genome:
- the LOC127872921 gene encoding uncharacterized protein LOC127872921, with translation MWKGVVRLVLIWFALGFATAEDAQCPIRKECMCEFSNDADGGEDMAATASSKSEILAAAAGAMSPLLVGGAALGIYKLVKKSSDSPGLDRQDSNVSDAPAYSSRKGSPAVPRQH, from the exons ATGTGGAAAGGAGTTGTAAGATTGGTTTTGATCTGGTTCGCTTTAGGGTTCGCTACTGCAGAG GACGCGCAGTGTCCGATAAGAAAGGAATGCATGTGCGAGTTCTCAAACGACGCCGACGGCGGTGAGGATATGGCCGCGACTGCGAGCTCCAAGTCGGAGATTCTGGCAGCGGCAGCCGGCGCAATGAGCCCGCTGCTTGTCGGAGGGGCAGCCCTGGGAATATACAAGCTGGTAAAGAAAAGCAGTGATTCGCCGGGACTCGACCGCCAGGACTCTAACGTGTCCGATGCGCCGGCGTACAGCAGTCGCAAAG GTTCCCCGGCCGTGCCTAGGCAACACTAG
- the LOC127872920 gene encoding uncharacterized protein LOC127872920, translated as MWWNLRLIALTCAVLIAVSNAQQCRVVPKCTCDIDGESVDVEEQHTGSELLAGTVGALGSVVVTGGGLGVWYMVRGRKDVTPSDMDDDSASSGEDNRGDQKERPPPYNNDSGQGEDNFRGGNVYRAGRHDPNMHRSGIRMESEF; from the exons ATGTGGTGGAATTTACGTCTGATAGCACTGACTTGTGCGGTTTTAATCGCTGTTTCAAATGCACAGCAG tgtCGAGTAGTACCAAAGTGCACTTGTGATATCGACGGGGAATCTGTCGACGTGGAGGAACAACACACCGGAAGTGAACTACTGGCCGGCACCGTGGGCGCGCTCGGCTCTGTCGTCGTAACCGGTGGCGGCCTCGGCGTCTGGTACATGGTAAGAGGCCGGAAGGACGTGACGCCGTCTGACATGGACGATGATAGCGCCTCAAGCGGTGAGGATAACAGGGGCGACCAGAAGGAGCGGCCACCGCCCTATAATAACGATAGCGGACAAGGAGAAGATAATTTTAGGGGCGGCAATGTTTACAGGGCTGGTAGACATGATCCAAATATGCACCGGTCGGGGATACGTATGGAGTCGGAATTTTGA
- the LOC127872904 gene encoding proton-coupled folate transporter-like isoform X2 — protein MNMTDLKRTITGSIQEKETVSVAVTSWRRFLIGPVVGLYMTGYMLSYFTIIEYTNATWREKKFREANLTNVNATSSDSLCDVNATDPAYKVQDEATSMASKYLVYFSTAQGAPAIISNIILGSYSDALGRKFLLFVGVSGTGLRLIISTFIINYNVNLLFFICACLVEGCTGQFTTVTQACFAYIGDVTVISSGRTYGMAYIMINLALSLIASSYIAGFLIQHYGFLVPIATAAGLLVITLMVVVLFLPESFPSEKRTRERDLRTMLKNSLSFVVSKTRDRWKYQLIFAAHAFSEFGFIGRLGVETLYMMAHPFCWTSQEVGHYTALRTLAVMVFGMGLVRLYKMLLSDVGIAMFGVASYATCFFMEALANNNSLLYIALAANSFTGLESVMIRSIASTLTDASRQGALFSAFAAVDVTINLLSDIATGTLYSLTVGILRGFVFIVLGGVQVIAFLLLLTLLIGWHRERRLQSTEKI, from the exons ATGAACATGACTGACCTCAAAAGAACCATCACCGGCTCCATACAAGAAAAAGAGACAGTGTCGGTCGCTGTGACATCATGGCGAAGGTTTCTTATCGGCCCAGTTGTAGGTCTTTACATGACGGGCTATATGCTTTCGTATTTCACGATAATAGAATATACAAACGCAACATGGCGCGAGAAGAAATTCAGAGAGGCAAATCTGACAAACGTTAATGCTACCTCCAGTGATTCACTCTGTGACGTAAACGCGACGGATCCAGCGTACAAAGTTCAAGACGAGGCGACGTCAATGGCGTCAAAATATTTAGTGTACTTTTCGACTGCCCAGGGCGCACCAGCAATAATCTCCAATATTATTCTTGGTTCATACTCGGATGCCTTGGGCAGGAAGTTTCTATTGTTTGTGGGAGTAAGTGGTACTGGTCTTCGATTGATTATATCCACGTTTATCATCAACTACAATGTGAATTTGCTGTTTTTCATTTGCGCTTGCCTTGTTGAAGGGTGCACCGGACAATTTACAACAGTAACGCAGGCGTGTTTTGCTTACATTGGTGACGTCACGGTTATCTCATCAGGGCGTACATACGGAATGGCGTACATTATGATTAACCTAGCTCTGTCGCTGATCGCATCCAGCTATATAGCAGGGTTTTTGATACAACACTATGGGTTTCTGGTCCCCATAGCCACGGCAGCCGGACTTTTGGTGATAACCTTAATGGTTGTCGTTCTTTTTCTACCAGAGTCATTCCCTTCCGAGAAAAGAACCAGGGAACGTGATTTGCGGACGATGCTTAAGAATAGCCTGTCGTTTGTTGTATCGAAGACCCGTGATAGATGGAAATATCAGCTCATCTTCGCAGCTCACGCATTCAGTGAATTTGGGTTTATAG GTCGCCTCGGCGTGGAAACACTGTACATGATGGCACATCCGTTTTGCTGGACCTCACAGGAGGTTGGCCACTACACGGCGTTACGCACCCTCGCCGTCATGGTGTTTGGTATGGGGCTTGTACGGCTATACAAGATGCTGTTATCAGACGTCGGCATCGCCATGTTTGGGGTCGCCTCTTACGCTACATGCTTTTTCATGGAAGCCTTGGCGAACAACAATTCTCTTCTGTATATAG CTTTAGCAGCTAACAGTTTTACGGGTCTGGAATCGGTGATGATCCGCAGTATTGCCTCAACATTGACGGACGCCAGTCGACAGGGGGCGCTGTTTTCGGCCTTCGCTGCCGTCGACGTGACAATAAACCTCCTTAGCGACATCGCCACGGGCACGCTGTACTCGTTAACAGTCGGCATTCTCCGTGGCTTTGTGTTTATTGTGCTCGGTGGAGTGCAAGTAATAGCATTCCTATTACTGTT AACCTTGCTGATAGGATGGCACAGAGAACGGAGACTGCAGTCGACAGAAAAGATCTAG
- the LOC127872904 gene encoding proton-coupled folate transporter-like isoform X1 produces MNMTDLKRTITGSIQEKETVSVAVTSWRRFLIGPVVGLYMTGYMLSYFTIIEYTNATWREKKFREANLTNVNATSSDSLCDVNATDPAYKVQDEATSMASKYLVYFSTAQGAPAIISNIILGSYSDALGRKFLLFVGVSGTGLRLIISTFIINYNVNLLFFICACLVEGCTGQFTTVTQACFAYIGDVTVISSGRTYGMAYIMINLALSLIASSYIAGFLIQHYGFLVPIATAAGLLVITLMVVVLFLPESFPSEKRTRERDLRTMLKNSLSFVVSKTRDRWKYQLIFAAHAFSEFGFIGKVLEKRRLGVETLYMMAHPFCWTSQEVGHYTALRTLAVMVFGMGLVRLYKMLLSDVGIAMFGVASYATCFFMEALANNNSLLYIALAANSFTGLESVMIRSIASTLTDASRQGALFSAFAAVDVTINLLSDIATGTLYSLTVGILRGFVFIVLGGVQVIAFLLLLTLLIGWHRERRLQSTEKI; encoded by the exons ATGAACATGACTGACCTCAAAAGAACCATCACCGGCTCCATACAAGAAAAAGAGACAGTGTCGGTCGCTGTGACATCATGGCGAAGGTTTCTTATCGGCCCAGTTGTAGGTCTTTACATGACGGGCTATATGCTTTCGTATTTCACGATAATAGAATATACAAACGCAACATGGCGCGAGAAGAAATTCAGAGAGGCAAATCTGACAAACGTTAATGCTACCTCCAGTGATTCACTCTGTGACGTAAACGCGACGGATCCAGCGTACAAAGTTCAAGACGAGGCGACGTCAATGGCGTCAAAATATTTAGTGTACTTTTCGACTGCCCAGGGCGCACCAGCAATAATCTCCAATATTATTCTTGGTTCATACTCGGATGCCTTGGGCAGGAAGTTTCTATTGTTTGTGGGAGTAAGTGGTACTGGTCTTCGATTGATTATATCCACGTTTATCATCAACTACAATGTGAATTTGCTGTTTTTCATTTGCGCTTGCCTTGTTGAAGGGTGCACCGGACAATTTACAACAGTAACGCAGGCGTGTTTTGCTTACATTGGTGACGTCACGGTTATCTCATCAGGGCGTACATACGGAATGGCGTACATTATGATTAACCTAGCTCTGTCGCTGATCGCATCCAGCTATATAGCAGGGTTTTTGATACAACACTATGGGTTTCTGGTCCCCATAGCCACGGCAGCCGGACTTTTGGTGATAACCTTAATGGTTGTCGTTCTTTTTCTACCAGAGTCATTCCCTTCCGAGAAAAGAACCAGGGAACGTGATTTGCGGACGATGCTTAAGAATAGCCTGTCGTTTGTTGTATCGAAGACCCGTGATAGATGGAAATATCAGCTCATCTTCGCAGCTCACGCATTCAGTGAATTTGGGTTTATAGGTAAAGTATTAGAAAAAC GTCGCCTCGGCGTGGAAACACTGTACATGATGGCACATCCGTTTTGCTGGACCTCACAGGAGGTTGGCCACTACACGGCGTTACGCACCCTCGCCGTCATGGTGTTTGGTATGGGGCTTGTACGGCTATACAAGATGCTGTTATCAGACGTCGGCATCGCCATGTTTGGGGTCGCCTCTTACGCTACATGCTTTTTCATGGAAGCCTTGGCGAACAACAATTCTCTTCTGTATATAG CTTTAGCAGCTAACAGTTTTACGGGTCTGGAATCGGTGATGATCCGCAGTATTGCCTCAACATTGACGGACGCCAGTCGACAGGGGGCGCTGTTTTCGGCCTTCGCTGCCGTCGACGTGACAATAAACCTCCTTAGCGACATCGCCACGGGCACGCTGTACTCGTTAACAGTCGGCATTCTCCGTGGCTTTGTGTTTATTGTGCTCGGTGGAGTGCAAGTAATAGCATTCCTATTACTGTT AACCTTGCTGATAGGATGGCACAGAGAACGGAGACTGCAGTCGACAGAAAAGATCTAG